Proteins from a single region of Atribacteraceae bacterium:
- a CDS encoding MnhB domain-containing protein: protein MINDQNQPGMTLIVKTVTRYTVWLILFYGLYLVIFGHLSPGGGFAGGMVIALSYIHLTLAFGRRTGLKVPDEETAHVLDVGGALIFAGIGLISFLLGLPYLTNFLSPGTPFTLWSAGTIPILNLAIALKVGMGFFLLYQVLLHLDQFTMKR from the coding sequence ATGATAAATGATCAAAACCAGCCGGGGATGACCCTGATTGTCAAAACGGTGACTCGCTACACCGTATGGTTGATCTTGTTCTATGGTCTATATCTGGTGATTTTCGGTCACCTGAGTCCAGGGGGCGGTTTTGCGGGCGGTATGGTGATTGCCCTGTCGTATATTCATCTCACCCTGGCCTTTGGCCGCCGCACCGGGCTGAAGGTACCGGACGAAGAAACCGCACACGTTTTGGATGTCGGCGGAGCCTTGATATTTGCCGGTATCGGATTGATCAGTTTCCTTTTAGGTTTGCCTTATCTCACCAACTTTCTGAGCCCCGGTACCCCTTTTACCTTGTGGAGCGCCGGAACGATTCCGATCCTGAATCTGGCCATCGCTCTGAAAGTAGGTATGGGCTTTTTCCTGCTCTACCAGGTCCTGCTCCATTTGGACCAATTCACGATGAAGCGGTGA
- a CDS encoding cation:proton antiporter subunit C: MIYAMCFLFFLVGLYGVLVKRNLIKIILGSGIMGYALNLYLVLIGYREGGGFPIHLPDETPKAMVDPLTQALVLTSIVIELATTALLVSLAIKIYQHYQTLDIHAVRRLKG, encoded by the coding sequence ATGATCTACGCAATGTGTTTTCTGTTTTTTCTGGTCGGATTGTATGGAGTGCTGGTCAAGCGGAACCTGATCAAAATCATCCTGGGAAGTGGCATCATGGGATATGCTCTCAACCTGTACCTGGTCTTGATCGGCTACCGGGAGGGAGGGGGATTCCCGATTCATTTACCCGATGAAACACCCAAAGCGATGGTCGATCCGCTTACCCAAGCCCTGGTGTTGACTTCTATCGTCATCGAGCTGGCTACCACCGCTTTGCTGGTCAGTCTGGCCATCAAGATATACCAGCATTATCAGACCCTCGATATCCACGCCGTCCGGAGGCTGAAAGGTTGA